One window from the genome of Thiobacter sp. AK1 encodes:
- the murC gene encoding UDP-N-acetylmuramate--L-alanine ligase, translating into MKHKVKRIHFVGIGGAGMSGIAEVMLNLGFKVSGSDLADSATTRRLAKLGAKVFRGHAAAQVGKADVVVISSAVREDNPEVLAARAHGIPVVPRALMLAELMRFKQGIAVAGTHGKTTTTSLVASVLAEGGLDPTFVIGGRLEAAGAHARLGSGEFLVAEADESDASFLHLMPVIAVVTNIDADHMETYGHDFERLKQAFVDFLQRLPFWGVAVLCVDDANVRAILPRITKPIVTYGTSEDADLRATAIQAVGAQMHFDVLRKGRRKLSIRLNCVGRHNVLNALAAIAVGSEVGVPERAIQKGLEEFRGVGRRFQRYGEIALPGGETFTLIDDYGHHPVEMAATLAAARGAFPGRRLVLAFQPHRYTRTRDLFEDFVQVLSTVDVLLITEVYPAGEAPIVAADGRALARAVRVLGRVEPIFVEDVKALPEAICNVVRPGDVVLTMGAGSIGQVPAAVAMGCGIWGVQGEV; encoded by the coding sequence ATGAAGCACAAGGTCAAGCGCATCCATTTCGTGGGCATCGGCGGCGCGGGCATGAGTGGCATCGCCGAGGTGATGCTCAACCTAGGCTTCAAGGTGAGTGGCTCGGATTTGGCGGACAGCGCGACCACGCGTCGGCTGGCCAAATTGGGGGCCAAGGTGTTCCGCGGTCATGCCGCCGCCCAGGTGGGCAAGGCGGACGTGGTGGTGATTTCCAGCGCAGTGCGCGAGGACAACCCGGAGGTGCTCGCTGCGCGTGCCCATGGCATCCCGGTGGTGCCGCGTGCCCTGATGCTTGCCGAGTTGATGCGTTTCAAGCAGGGCATTGCCGTCGCCGGCACCCACGGCAAGACCACCACCACCAGCCTGGTGGCGAGCGTGCTGGCCGAAGGCGGACTGGATCCCACCTTCGTCATCGGCGGACGGCTCGAGGCGGCGGGTGCCCATGCCCGCCTGGGGTCGGGCGAGTTCCTGGTGGCGGAAGCGGACGAGTCTGATGCCTCTTTCCTGCACCTGATGCCGGTGATCGCAGTGGTGACCAACATCGACGCGGATCACATGGAAACCTACGGGCACGACTTCGAGCGGCTCAAACAGGCTTTCGTCGATTTTCTGCAGCGCCTGCCCTTCTGGGGCGTGGCCGTGCTGTGCGTGGACGATGCCAACGTGCGCGCCATCCTGCCGCGCATCACCAAGCCCATCGTTACCTACGGCACGAGCGAGGATGCTGATCTACGGGCCACGGCCATCCAGGCAGTGGGAGCGCAGATGCACTTCGACGTGCTGCGCAAAGGACGCCGAAAGCTTTCCATTCGCTTGAACTGCGTGGGCCGGCACAACGTGCTCAATGCGCTGGCCGCCATCGCCGTGGGAAGCGAAGTGGGTGTCCCGGAGCGTGCGATTCAGAAGGGGCTGGAAGAATTCCGCGGCGTCGGGCGCCGCTTCCAGCGGTATGGCGAGATTGCCCTGCCGGGTGGCGAGACCTTCACCCTGATCGACGACTACGGCCATCACCCGGTGGAAATGGCCGCCACCTTGGCGGCCGCGCGTGGGGCCTTTCCGGGCCGGCGTCTAGTGCTCGCCTTCCAGCCCCATCGCTACACGCGCACACGCGACCTGTTCGAGGATTTCGTGCAGGTGCTATCCACGGTGGACGTGCTGCTCATTACCGAAGTCTATCCCGCGGGCGAAGCCCCCATCGTCGCCGCCGACGGCCGCGCGCTGGCACGGGCGGTGCGCGTGCTGGGCCGGGTAGAACCGATTTTCGTGGAAGACGTGAAAGCGTTGCCGGAAGCCATCTGCAACGTGGTGCGACCGGGCGACGTGGTGCTCACCATGGGTGCGGGCTCCATCGGCCAAGTGCCGGCGGCAGTGGCCATGGGTTGTGGCATTTGGGGCGTGCAAGGTGAGGTGTGA